The Bacillus sp. B-jedd sequence ACATTGGGGACGGCTGCTGGATTGGGCACTTCAAAATAGGCTTTACCCTCCGCAGCAATCATTTATCGGGATTTCATTGGATAATCCTGAATTGGTTGAACCTAGCGAATGCCGCCACGATGCATGCGTAACGATTCCTGCTGGATTTGAAAAAGAGAATCATGAGGATATCCAGTTCAAGAAGTTAGAAGGCGGGCTTCATGCTGTATATCACTTCTATGATACTCCTGATAAGTTGCAGGAGGCTTATCAGTTAATGTATGAAGAATGGCTGCCTAATAGTGAATATGAACCTGATTTTGCTAGACACAATCTTGAATTTAACTTGAATAACCCCGATGAAGATCATACGGGGAAAGGAAAAGTCGATTTATATGTCCCGGTTAAAAAGAGATAAGCTTTTATAATAATTAATGAAAGGGGGAGCGCGTTAGCCCCCCTATAACAAATCCGTTCCGACAAGATATTCCGGATAAACATCAGGATGAAGAATATGGGCGATTTGCGCCAATCCATTCAACAACAGCGGGGATGGCCGGCAAAACAGCGGTTCGTCGAGTATGTAAAGCTGCTTGTTTTCAATTGCCTTCATTTGTTCCCATCCAGGCCGTTTCAAAATGACCTTCGGATTCACCTTCTTTTTGTGAACACCAACCCACACGACACAGATGACATCTGGAGCACGGTCTTTTACTTCATCCCAATCAGTCTGTACACTGGCTTCCTGCTTATCGGCAAAAATGTTCCGCCCGCCCGCAAGTGTGCTGACTTCTGTTAGCCAGTTTGCGGCACCTGGAGTGAAGACAGGCTTCGCCCACCATTCCCAATACAGGGCTTTAGGCTCCTTTACTTTTTTGCTCAAGGACTTGTAGTCTGCCAGTATTCGGTTGAATTTTTCATACTGCAGTCTCGCTGTTTCTTCAGTATTCGTGGCCTGGCCGACAAATAGGAGGCAGTCCCCGACTTCCTGTAACGTTGTAGGATTGGGAACAATGACATAAGGGAGGCCGCGTTTTTCCAGTTCCTCAATATTCCGCTCCATTCCTGGCACGGAAAGGGAGGCCAAGACAAGATCAGGCTGCAAAGCTTCCACCTTGTCCATATCGATAGCCAAATCCGGTCCCAGACGGGGCAATCCGTTGATCTCTTCCGGCCAGTTAGAAAAATCATCGACAGCGACAAGGGATGGAGCGAGCCCCAAATAAGCGGCAAGTTCGGTATTGCTTGGACAGATGGAAATCAACTTCAAAGAAAAAACCTCCCGCAAAAAAATAATGTTTATCTACTATTATATTGAAATTTCATTTTGGAAGCGAAAGTTTAACCCATGACAGGCACAGCCGGGGATGACGGATGCAAATTTTAAAGGGGGACTCATACATGAGGAAAATTTTGTTTCTGTTCGCATTAGTCATACTATTGTCAGGATGCAGAGCGGAGCCGACTTTTTCGGAAGTAAGTGAAAAAAGCGTAAATAAAAACGTTAAGGCATTCGTTCATGAAGTCAGGAATCGAAATGGAGTTCATTTGTATTTTAATGGAGAAAAGGAAGTCTACGTTTATCTAAATGGATCGAACGCCAAGCAGGGAGGTAAAGGGATGAAATTTACTGACTTTGACGTGAAAGGAAAAGGCGAGACTTTGAACATTCTTTATAATAAAGCCACAGTAGAAGAAGGCGATCAGTCAATAAATAATCCAGTGTTATATCGAATCAAGTTGGATAAGAAATATGAAAATGTAAAACCGTTTGGCAATGGTAAAGAGGTTACTTTCGGTGTGGTTTCTGGAAATCAGTAGTTGCTCAAATTTCACCAGAGGAGTGAGGTGGCAATGAATGAACTTTGATTGGATTGGCTTTTTCTTCTGGGTTTTTGTTGCAGCATCATTCTTGTTTTTAGTCGTTGGTTTATTAAAAATGTCCTCGAAAGCCTTCGGGCTTAGTGGCCTGCTGATGATATTGCCTTTTCTATATTTCCTTGGCGCGGAAAATTGGATGAGATGGCTGGCACTCTTTCCGCTAATCCCTTTTACGCTGGCTTTTTTTGCAAAAAGAAGGCAGCGTAAATTATGGAATGAATGATAGAGTGGGAAGCAGGAAAGCAATAGGTTCACCTGTTTCATTTAGTTTAATGAATCTCAGGGGAAAAAATTTAATAAATAGATCACTGCAGGAGGCGTTATGAAGAATTTCCTAGTCAAGAAAATCGAACAGCTGATGGATATTGACATAAATGTGCTGGCGAAGGAAAGCAAAGAAGAAGGCTTTCGTTTCGTCGAGAGATTGGTGAATGACTATGAAAGTGGTATGAATACATTCTGCCTTCCAGGGGAGGCTCTATTTGCCGTCTTCACACATGCTGGTGAACCGGCTGCAATTGGCGGGTTAAATAGGGACCCTTTTTCAGCAGAGAAAGCGATTGGCAGATTGAGGAGATTTTATGTCAGGCAAATATACAGGCGAACCTGGATTGGGAGCCTGCTATTAACAGAGATTCTTTCAGAAGCAAAAAAGCACTATGATACAGTCGTTCTTCACACTGACACCGTGGAAGCTGATGAATTTTATACTTCTTATGGTTTTTCAAAAGGCGAAGGATATTTAAATTCTACCCACTTCTTGAGGTTGACTGGGGAACCTGTCACAAGCGAGCATGAAAGAACAGGAATCGTACATAAGCCGCTGATAGACTGAAAGCGGAAGGAGGGAATAAAGCATGGAAGGGCTGCAAAGGATGCTCGATAGCATCGAGTATATGGAAAGTAGTTTGGATAAGGAGCTTTTGATAGAGGATATCGCAGCGGCCGCTTGTATGTCCAAGTTCCATTTTCAGCGGATGTTCAGCATGCTGACAGGCTTTACCGTCAGTGAATATATCCGGAACCGTCGCATCACGCTTGCCGCGCAGGAATTGGCCAACTCCCGTATGAAAGTGATTGATGTTGCGTTAAAGTATGGATATGAAAGCCCGGAAGCTTTTGCAAAAGCGTTCCGTCGGATTCATGGCATCAGCCCATCCGAAGTAAAGAAGAGCAGCCCATCCATGAAGGCCTATCCTAGGATTTCCTTTCAAATTCAATTAAAGGGTGATGTGGAAATGGATTACAAGATTGTTGAGAAGGAAGCTTTTACAGTTGTCGGGAAAAGCATTCGTACATCCACCATCGGAGGCGAGAACAACCGGAAGATTGCCGCTTTTTGGGTTGAATCGAATGGAAATGGATTTTCAAGGGAGCTTGCAAAAAACTGCGGTCCACTCGGATTGATCGGAGTGTGCATGGATTTTGACAGGCAGCAGGAAAATCTCACATATTTAATTGGCGCCGAAAAAAATATTGAAACGGTTCCTGAGGATTGGGAGGAGAGGCAAATTCCTGCGGCGGCATGGGCGGTATTTCCGGTACACGGCGCCATGCCAGCTACGATGCCGAAAGTATGGGGGAGGATATTCTCCGAATGGTTCCCGGCAACAGGCTACGAACATGCCGGAGGGGCGGAAATGGAAGTCTATCCAAGTGATGCCGATCCTTCGTCAGAGGATTATTATAGTGAGATTTGGATACCGGTCAAAAAATAAACCGTGCAATGAAAAGAGCTGATAATCAGCTCTTTTTTGTGTTCTGAAAATGTCATGCTTTTAGTAGGTAAAAGCCGACTCCGCTTTAGTAGATATAGAATAAACTAATGTAACCATTTTGTTGGAGTTGAGGCTGTGGAGTTATTAAATGTGAAAATAAAATTAAACGATAAAATCTCTGAAACTGTTCTTGTTTCGGAGGACCTTTGGGAGCAATGGGAACTAAAGAAAGGAATCATCTATACTCTTTCATTTGGAAATCGAACGTTTAAGACATCCTTAAATAAAACAATTAAACATGAAAAAGCGATTGGTTTTCCGAAAAAAGCAGCCATACAGTTGGGGATTCCTTTTTCAAAACAGGTCCAGGCGCGGATTGATTCCTCCACCATAAAGCTAGGGCCGTTGATTGGCATCCTTTCAGGCAATAACTGCATAAAAAGTGGGGAAATCGCAATTCAAAATAATTCCAAAAATGATGCGGAATTTGTCATGGAAATGTTATCTTCGGAAAAGTTTACCGCCCATTATTCGTTTCTATTTTCACCGGGCGATGTTGATTGGGAAAGGGAAGTGGTTTTGGGATCGTTCAGAATTGTTGATGAGACAGGGAAGGATCACTGGCGTCATTATGAAGTTCCGCTCCCGGATGTAATTTATAACAGGATGTTAAGCAGGAGGGCGGAGTATTCAGAGGTAGGGCAAAGGTTTTATGCGAATGTAAAATTGGCCAAAGACATTAAAATGTTCAATCCTCATTATTTTAGCAAGGAGTTTATACATGAAGTGCTGTTGAATGATGAAGAAGCGGTGAAATACCTTCCCGAAACGATTTTTAAGCCAAAAAAATCCGATGTATGGAAAATGGTCGAGCGCCATCGTACTGTTTTTTTAAAACCAAAAAACAGGGCAGGCGGGTGGGGCATCTTTAAAATTACCAAAAACGATGAGCGGTACATCGTCAATAATGAAAGAAGGATTGATAAGTATAAAAGCTTGAGGCGTTGTTTTAAACGGGCCGACTTTGAACAGAATAGGAAAAAATACATGGTCCAGCAGGGGATAAAGCTGATTGAAGTTGATGGAAGAAACGCGGATTTTCGGGTAAATCTTAATAAAAACAACAAGAATGAATGGGTTGTTGTAGCAAAAGCATGCAAGGCCGCCGGCAAAAAAAGCACAACGACCCATATTCGCCTGGGCGGAACTATCCATAATGGGACAGAGGTGCTTATTCAGGTGTTTAAAGACCGGGCTCCTGCCATTGAAAAGGAAATCGAGGAAGCCGTCATTATCCTCGCGAAAGCGGTTGATAAATCTATTGGCGGGCCGATTGGCGAACTGGGAATTGACCTTGGAGTTGATCAGGATGGAAAGGTATGGCTTTTTGAAATAAATTCGCTCCCCGGTAGAAGCATTTTACATGAACCTGGAATGGAAGACGCCGGCATGCTCTCGATTCATCTTTTATATGAATATAGTTATTTTCTTGCCGGTTTTCATCTTAACAGTAAGCAAGCCGAAAGGTAATAAATGAACCGAAAAGAGAGGGAGGGAATAATGAGATTATTGAAATTCAAGGAAATTGTCTCGCTAGTGCCGATACTGAAAATAAATCGCGGGATGGCTAAGGAACTCGGGATTACCAATGGAATGAAAGTGAAGCTTTGTTATGGAATGCGGGAAACTCTTGTTACCGCAAACCTCGGAGATGCTTACAAGCAGGAAACAGTATCGATTGATGGGGAAACGGCAGAAAAGCTGGGCATTGAGATGCCTGCTGAGTATACATGCAGTTTAAGAAGAAATGGCCTCTTGATTGGGCCGGTCATTGGAGTCCTTTATGGGATTAGGAATAGTAAAGGGATGGTCGACAAAATCAAAAGCTTTCCGGAAAGATATCTGCCATACTTTAAAGCAGTCTCTGAAACTGGCGGGCTGCTATACTTTTTTTCCGGAGACCAGGTGAATTATAAAGATAAAAAGATTACCGGTATCGTTTATGATTTCCCGTCTGATAGTTGGAAAGTTAAGGATTTGCCTTTTCCTGCCGTTATTTTTAGAAGAGTAAAAGCTCCTCCTGAATTGCTGTCGGCAATGGGAACCCGATTTGTAAACTTTCCATGCATGAATAAAATCACCTTCTGGCATACCTTTAATAGCCACCCTATTCTCGGCAAACACCTTCCACAGACATCGCGAAAAATTGAAAAAAGCGAATTGGATGCCTATCTCAAGAAATATGGTTCTGTCTTTTTAAAGCAATCCGGCAGAAGTAGGGGAAGAGGCATCTTTTTAATCACCAAACAAGGAAGCACTTATGAGGTGCGCGTAACTTATGAGGAAAGAATTTATACCTACTCTGAGAAGGAAATCGCCATTCTTCTGTCTAAACACCAAAAGAATTTTATGCTGCAGCAGGCGGTTGCAGTAAAAAAAGTGGATGGCAGGCCGATCGCTTACAGGGTAAACGCGGTCAAAAATGAGAGTGGCAAGTGGATGATTGCGGCTATCCACGGCCTTTCCGGTAAAAGAGAAGGAATTACCTCCCATCGGGCCACTGACGATAATGTCCATAATGGTGAAGAAATGCTGAAGGCGCAATTTCATTTTTCTTCTGCGGAAGCGAGAGGGAAACTGAAGGAGATGGAAGCGCTTGGTTTACTGCTCGCCAAGGAACTCAATGCCCTGTGTCCGCGCCTGATTGACCTGGGGATTGATATGGGGATAGATGAAAACGGGGATATTTATCTTTTTGAAAGTAACACTCTTCAGGATTTGCACCTTCCTGTCCTGGCAGGGGAAATAGAGACGTATGAAAAGCTGGTTGCCACGATTGTGAAAACCTTGTTGGCGAAGGCGATGGAATAGAAGAGGTTGATTGCCTTCTATCATCATAAGAAAGCCCTCTAAGGACCTAAGGCCTTAAAGGGCTTTTCTTCTGGGAAAATGGTTTATCCAGAATCTGTTTTTGAGAAAAAAGGTATCTTAATGATTTGCTGCAATGAGCTGCTTATCGTTGGCTGCTTTCTCTTTTTCCAGCATTTCAACTAAGGATTCAACCGTCTTCATTATCGTTTCGTGAGTGACATCTCGGCCTAAAACCGCACTGGCTCTCATAATTAATTCATCTTTATCGATTTTCATTTTTTCTACCTTCCCAATTTCTTCATATCGCATAGGCGTGGACTAATACAGTTCAATAGTCTTTGGCAAAAGGGTATCCATAACAACCAATTTATCGAGTGAACGCTTTCACTTCGAGTAAAAACCAATTCCCTGTCAGTATTATTGACGATTTTGTCCAGAAAATCAAGGTACAATTCGACTATTTCCGACCATTTTCTACAGTTTTGTCGAGCCTAACCATCAATCACCAGGGAAAAAAAGATAAGGCAAAGCTCTAAATGGAGACTTAGAACGTGAACAGCACGAGTCACCAGGTCCTTCACGTTCTAAATGGAGACTTAGAACGCGAACAGCACGAGTCACCAGGTCCTTCGCGTTCTAAATGAAGACTTAGAACGTGAACAGCAGCAGGAAGCAAGGCCTTCGCGTTCTAAACGAAGACATAGAACGCCAGCAGTACAACGCAACATTGCCCCTAACCCTAGGAATCTGCTCCTCGCCCAAGCAAATCGTGTGTAATATGCAAACTAAGCCCCTATACTAAAGAGAAATAACCAATTGGAGGGATACATTATGCACATCGAAATGTGGACTGATTTTGCCTGACCATTTTGCTATATTGGCAAAAGGCGTCTGGAGGACGCCATTCAGAAGATAGGCAAACCAATAGAAGTAACGTACCGGAGTTTCGAGCTTGATCCGAAAGCCGGCAGGGATATAAAAGAAAATATGTATGAAGTTTTGGCAAAAAAATACGGAATGAGCCTCGCCCAGGCACGAGCCAACTGCGACAATATCGAGAAAATGGCCAAAGATGTCGGGCTTGAATACAACTTTGACACATTGATTCTGACAAATACCTTTGACGCGCATCGCTTGACGATGTTAGCGAAAACAAAGGGATTAATGAAAGAAATGACTGAAAGAATTCTCCATGCTTATTTTACGGAATCAAAGCATATTGGCGACCATGCCACCCTGACCGAACTGGCTGTTGAAGTAGGGCTTGATCGGGAAGAGACTGCCAGCATGCTTGCTAGCGGTGCAATGGCCGACGAAGTCCGCGCCGATGAGCAGATGGCACAGCAATACCGAATTACTGGCGTACCTTTTTTCCTGATCAATAAAAAATACGCCTTATCCGGCGCCCAACCTACTGATGCTTTTGTCCAGGCGTTGGAGAAAGTGCTTGCCGAGGACGAAATTACCTTCATCAATCCCGCCGGAGGGGAACTGTGTGATGAAGATGGATGCGAAATCCCGAAAAAGTAGCTTCTTTTCTGGACGCGCCGATCAATTTTCTATATAGTAAATGTGACAATTGAAGACTTGGAAATGTAGGGGAGCCGGTGTGGCCGGCTGAGAAAGTATCCATAGATGCTGACCCTTTTACCTGATCTGGTTCGTACCAGCGTAGGGAACATCTTCTAGTAGACGTTTATTCGCCTATTATGGATTTTTTTATGCGCTCGGGATACCTCCGGGCGCTTTTTATTTTCCTTCACCCAACCATCTTTTCAGCCTTCATTGTCAAAAACACAACAAGGATGAGAGGGGAAAATCATGAAAAAGCTGTTTGTTTTATTATCTGCCGTTATTTTGGCCATTGGCCTCGCGGGCTGCACTTCCGGGCAAAAGGAAAGCGGTGCATCAAAATCAAAGTCTTTAAAGAAAGTTAAGCTCGTCCTCGATTGGGCGCCGAACACGAACCACACCGGCCTTTATGTGGCAAAAGAAAAAGGCTATTTCAAAAAGCACGGGCTGGACGTTGACATAATCCTTCCCGGCGAGGCGGGAGCCGACCAGCTTGTCGCTTCAGGGAAAGCGGAGTTTGGCGTGAGCTACCAGGAGTCGATTACCCAGGCAAGGATCCAGGGAGTTCCGCTCGTATCACTGGCGGCGGTCATTCAGCACAACACTTCCGGGTTTGCTTCACCCAAAGCGAAAAACATCACTTCGCCAAAGGATTTTGCCGGCCATACATACGGAGGCTGGGGCTCACCAATAGAAAAAGCGGTCCTAGAGTCGTTGATGAAGCAGGAAAACGCCGATGTTGAAAAGGTGAAAATCGTCAATATGGGCGACACCGACTTTTTCACGGCAGTTAAGCGCGATATCGACTTTGCGTGGATTTTTTATGCCTGGACAGGCATAGAGGCCGAGCTGAGGAATGAGCCGCTTAATATGGTTTATCTCACGGATTATACCCAGAAACTTGACTACTATACGCCGGTTATTGCGACAAATGAAAAGATGATTGAGAAGGACCCGGAGACTGTAAAGGAATTTGTCGCCGCCGTATCTGAAGGCTATCAATTTGCGATTAAGAATCCTTCTGAAAGTGCGGACATCCTCTTAAAGGCCGTACCGGACCTTGACCCTAAGCTTGTCAAAAAGAGCCAGGAATGGCTTTCGCCAAAGTACCAGGACGATGCGCCACGGTGGGGCGAGCAAAAGCTTGAGGTATGGAAAAACTACAGCGAGTGGATGTACGAACACGGTCTTTTGGAAAAGGAACTGGACGCCGAGAAAGCTTTTACGAATGAATTTTTGCCGGAATAAGGAGGAACAGACATGGCCAACTCTCTAATAAGTATTCAAATCATCCCAAAGACTTCATCATTGGAAGAAACGATTAAGCTGGTTGACGCCGCCATCGCAATCATCAATCAATCTGGTGTGAAGTACGAGGTTCACCCGCTTGAAACGACGATGGAAGGTGAACTCGGGCAGCTGCTTGATATTATTGCGAAAATGAACGAAAAGATGATCGAGCTTGGTTCACCGAATGTCATATCACAGGTGAAGATTCTGTACCAGCCGGATGGTATAACAATGGACAGGCTGACGGAGAAATACCGCTAATGAGTAGAATTTCAATGAAAGGATGGAGCCCGTTCGCGGTGCTCGTCCTTTTCTTTGCCGCTTGGGAGGCGCTAGTCTCAATTTTCGACATACCGGCCTGGCTGCTGCCTGCTCCTTCGGCGATTTTGAAAGAGGCTGCGGCCAGCTATCCGCTGTTCCTGCCGGATGCCGGGTCAACCGTCATGCTTGCGCTAGCCGGACTGTCCATAGGTGCGGCAATCGGCCTTTTGCTGGCGATAGTCCTCCACCTCGTACCGCCGCTCAGGACGGCTTTCTACCCATTCCTGATCATCTCGCAAAATGTCCCGATTATCGTGACAGCGCCCTTATTGGTCATATGGTTCGGATTCGGCTCTTTGCCAAAATTGATCATCATTACGCTCGTTTGCTTCTTTCCGATTACGATTGCTTTGCTGGACGGCTTCCGTAACGCGCCAAGGGAGCTGCTTCATTTTATGAAGATGTCCGGAGCCACCCCGCTCCAGACTTTTGCAAAAGTTGAATTCCCGAATGCCCTTCCGCCGCTGTTTTCAGGATTGAAAATTTCAGCGACCTACAGTGTGATGGGGGCGGTCATTTCCGAGTGGCTCGGCGCACAAAAAGGGATTGGCGTCTTTATGACTCTTTCCTCGTCCGCTTTCCGGACCGACAGGGTATTTATCGCGATTTTTATGATTGTCATCTTAAGCATGCTGTTTTACGGAGTCATAACGATGCTCGAAAAGAAGGTCGTTAAATGGACGCCGGGAGGGGAGAAATGATGGAAGTACAAATCAGGCTTGAAAACATCGGCCACTCGTTTCCCGAAACCGGTCATGTACTTGACGGCATTTCGCTCAACGTGAAACAAGGAGAATTCGTTTCGCTCATTGGCCCTTCAGGCAGTGGGAAAAGCACGATTTTCAATACCATTGGGGGTCTGCTACAGCCTGACCGGGGCGATATTTATCTGGAGGGGCGCAGGGTGAACGGGGAAACCGGGAACATCGCCTACATGCCCCAGCAGCCTACGCTTCTCCCGTGGAGAACAGTTTTGCATAATGTTATCCTTGCCCAGGAGCTTACCGGGAAACCAGATGTGGGCGAAGGGAAAAAGTGGCTTGCCAAGGTGGGACTGGGGGACTACGAAAGCGCTTTTCCCCACCAGCTATCAGGAGGGATGAAGCAGCGGGCCACCTTCATCAGAGCGATGCTCTGTCCGCAGCAAGTGCTCCTCCTCGATGAGCCATTCTCCGCGCTTGATGAGTTCACAAGGTTCGATATGCAAAAATGGCTCCTGTCGGTGTGGGAAGAAAAGCGGAAATCGGTCCTGTTCATCACTCACAATATCGAAGAAGCACTTTTTTTATCAGACCGGATCTATCTTTTATCGCCAAGGCCGGGGAAGGTCATCAAGGAGTTTGAAATACCTTTCCCGCGGCCGCGGGCGGATGGATTGCTTCTCGAGAATCAATTTTTGCAAATGAAAAGAGAAATATATGCAACCTTAAGGGAGGGAGGAGTACATGAGGGTCATTGATGCCTATATTCATCTCGATAAGTATAACAAGGCTGAAAAGGATGCCCTCCTCAACTGCCTGAATGAGAACAATATTGAAGGGCTGATTTCTGTTTCAATGGACCTTGTATCGTGCCAGGAA is a genomic window containing:
- a CDS encoding DsbA family oxidoreductase, producing MGKRRLEDAIQKIGKPIEVTYRSFELDPKAGRDIKENMYEVLAKKYGMSLAQARANCDNIEKMAKDVGLEYNFDTLILTNTFDAHRLTMLAKTKGLMKEMTERILHAYFTESKHIGDHATLTELAVEVGLDREETASMLASGAMADEVRADEQMAQQYRITGVPFFLINKKYALSGAQPTDAFVQALEKVLAEDEITFINPAGGELCDEDGCEIPKK
- a CDS encoding cobalamin-binding protein — encoded protein: MKLISICPSNTELAAYLGLAPSLVAVDDFSNWPEEINGLPRLGPDLAIDMDKVEALQPDLVLASLSVPGMERNIEELEKRGLPYVIVPNPTTLQEVGDCLLFVGQATNTEETARLQYEKFNRILADYKSLSKKVKEPKALYWEWWAKPVFTPGAANWLTEVSTLAGGRNIFADKQEASVQTDWDEVKDRAPDVICVVWVGVHKKKVNPKVILKRPGWEQMKAIENKQLYILDEPLFCRPSPLLLNGLAQIAHILHPDVYPEYLVGTDLL
- a CDS encoding ABC transporter ATP-binding protein: MEVQIRLENIGHSFPETGHVLDGISLNVKQGEFVSLIGPSGSGKSTIFNTIGGLLQPDRGDIYLEGRRVNGETGNIAYMPQQPTLLPWRTVLHNVILAQELTGKPDVGEGKKWLAKVGLGDYESAFPHQLSGGMKQRATFIRAMLCPQQVLLLDEPFSALDEFTRFDMQKWLLSVWEEKRKSVLFITHNIEEALFLSDRIYLLSPRPGKVIKEFEIPFPRPRADGLLLENQFLQMKREIYATLREGGVHEGH
- a CDS encoding membrane lipoprotein lipid attachment site-containing protein, giving the protein MRKILFLFALVILLSGCRAEPTFSEVSEKSVNKNVKAFVHEVRNRNGVHLYFNGEKEVYVYLNGSNAKQGGKGMKFTDFDVKGKGETLNILYNKATVEEGDQSINNPVLYRIKLDKKYENVKPFGNGKEVTFGVVSGNQ
- a CDS encoding AraC family transcriptional regulator — its product is MEGLQRMLDSIEYMESSLDKELLIEDIAAAACMSKFHFQRMFSMLTGFTVSEYIRNRRITLAAQELANSRMKVIDVALKYGYESPEAFAKAFRRIHGISPSEVKKSSPSMKAYPRISFQIQLKGDVEMDYKIVEKEAFTVVGKSIRTSTIGGENNRKIAAFWVESNGNGFSRELAKNCGPLGLIGVCMDFDRQQENLTYLIGAEKNIETVPEDWEERQIPAAAWAVFPVHGAMPATMPKVWGRIFSEWFPATGYEHAGGAEMEVYPSDADPSSEDYYSEIWIPVKK
- a CDS encoding GNAT family N-acetyltransferase, producing the protein MKNFLVKKIEQLMDIDINVLAKESKEEGFRFVERLVNDYESGMNTFCLPGEALFAVFTHAGEPAAIGGLNRDPFSAEKAIGRLRRFYVRQIYRRTWIGSLLLTEILSEAKKHYDTVVLHTDTVEADEFYTSYGFSKGEGYLNSTHFLRLTGEPVTSEHERTGIVHKPLID
- a CDS encoding YheC/YheD family endospore coat-associated protein, which codes for MKIKLNDKISETVLVSEDLWEQWELKKGIIYTLSFGNRTFKTSLNKTIKHEKAIGFPKKAAIQLGIPFSKQVQARIDSSTIKLGPLIGILSGNNCIKSGEIAIQNNSKNDAEFVMEMLSSEKFTAHYSFLFSPGDVDWEREVVLGSFRIVDETGKDHWRHYEVPLPDVIYNRMLSRRAEYSEVGQRFYANVKLAKDIKMFNPHYFSKEFIHEVLLNDEEAVKYLPETIFKPKKSDVWKMVERHRTVFLKPKNRAGGWGIFKITKNDERYIVNNERRIDKYKSLRRCFKRADFEQNRKKYMVQQGIKLIEVDGRNADFRVNLNKNNKNEWVVVAKACKAAGKKSTTTHIRLGGTIHNGTEVLIQVFKDRAPAIEKEIEEAVIILAKAVDKSIGGPIGELGIDLGVDQDGKVWLFEINSLPGRSILHEPGMEDAGMLSIHLLYEYSYFLAGFHLNSKQAER
- a CDS encoding ABC transporter permease, coding for MSRISMKGWSPFAVLVLFFAAWEALVSIFDIPAWLLPAPSAILKEAAASYPLFLPDAGSTVMLALAGLSIGAAIGLLLAIVLHLVPPLRTAFYPFLIISQNVPIIVTAPLLVIWFGFGSLPKLIIITLVCFFPITIALLDGFRNAPRELLHFMKMSGATPLQTFAKVEFPNALPPLFSGLKISATYSVMGAVISEWLGAQKGIGVFMTLSSSAFRTDRVFIAIFMIVILSMLFYGVITMLEKKVVKWTPGGEK
- a CDS encoding ABC transporter substrate-binding protein translates to MKKLFVLLSAVILAIGLAGCTSGQKESGASKSKSLKKVKLVLDWAPNTNHTGLYVAKEKGYFKKHGLDVDIILPGEAGADQLVASGKAEFGVSYQESITQARIQGVPLVSLAAVIQHNTSGFASPKAKNITSPKDFAGHTYGGWGSPIEKAVLESLMKQENADVEKVKIVNMGDTDFFTAVKRDIDFAWIFYAWTGIEAELRNEPLNMVYLTDYTQKLDYYTPVIATNEKMIEKDPETVKEFVAAVSEGYQFAIKNPSESADILLKAVPDLDPKLVKKSQEWLSPKYQDDAPRWGEQKLEVWKNYSEWMYEHGLLEKELDAEKAFTNEFLPE
- a CDS encoding YheC/YheD family protein — translated: MRLLKFKEIVSLVPILKINRGMAKELGITNGMKVKLCYGMRETLVTANLGDAYKQETVSIDGETAEKLGIEMPAEYTCSLRRNGLLIGPVIGVLYGIRNSKGMVDKIKSFPERYLPYFKAVSETGGLLYFFSGDQVNYKDKKITGIVYDFPSDSWKVKDLPFPAVIFRRVKAPPELLSAMGTRFVNFPCMNKITFWHTFNSHPILGKHLPQTSRKIEKSELDAYLKKYGSVFLKQSGRSRGRGIFLITKQGSTYEVRVTYEERIYTYSEKEIAILLSKHQKNFMLQQAVAVKKVDGRPIAYRVNAVKNESGKWMIAAIHGLSGKREGITSHRATDDNVHNGEEMLKAQFHFSSAEARGKLKEMEALGLLLAKELNALCPRLIDLGIDMGIDENGDIYLFESNTLQDLHLPVLAGEIETYEKLVATIVKTLLAKAME
- a CDS encoding thiamine-binding protein, encoding MANSLISIQIIPKTSSLEETIKLVDAAIAIINQSGVKYEVHPLETTMEGELGQLLDIIAKMNEKMIELGSPNVISQVKILYQPDGITMDRLTEKYR
- a CDS encoding AraC family transcriptional regulator, which codes for MNITVKELPETEVAFLRRTGSYFEPQEHWGRLLDWALQNRLYPPQQSFIGISLDNPELVEPSECRHDACVTIPAGFEKENHEDIQFKKLEGGLHAVYHFYDTPDKLQEAYQLMYEEWLPNSEYEPDFARHNLEFNLNNPDEDHTGKGKVDLYVPVKKR